The Alphaproteobacteria bacterium genome includes a window with the following:
- a CDS encoding DUF1501 domain-containing protein, whose product MDRRHFLSAGSSFALAGFLGACADQGQRPATGGAPTAAAAANNAPRAAVPRSTGAAGAVDKRILLMVELHGGNDGLNTVIPIEQPAYKRLRPGLAIDRAAALDIDHGFALHPALKPIAEIYDRGELAIVNGVGYPKPNRSHFRSIEIWEQATASDQYGSEGWLAQALREHPIWSKRGGDADALAIGQGNIGPLAGIDVRLVTMRDPRQFLAQSERLRAMPANAAPTAALAHVVRTQNEAVAAADAVRRKQTGRERFNRNFAGDQFNRALATTADLIADGVDVPVWKVQLAGFDTHADQLGRHQRLMTQLAQGLSGFRKSMIDLGRWNDVLIVTYSEFGRRAAENLSRGTDHGAAAPLFAMGGSVEGGFKGTAPDLEKLVEGDVDATTDFRSIYAGIVADWWAQPANFLAKQGHTPLRLARARSGVAPQKAV is encoded by the coding sequence ATGGATCGCCGTCATTTCCTCTCCGCCGGTTCGTCCTTCGCGCTCGCGGGTTTTCTGGGCGCCTGCGCCGATCAGGGCCAACGCCCCGCAACCGGTGGCGCCCCGACCGCCGCCGCCGCGGCGAACAACGCGCCGCGCGCGGCCGTGCCGCGTTCGACCGGTGCGGCCGGTGCGGTCGACAAACGCATTCTGCTGATGGTCGAGCTGCATGGCGGCAATGACGGACTCAACACCGTCATTCCGATCGAGCAGCCGGCCTATAAGCGCTTGCGGCCGGGTCTCGCGATCGATCGTGCCGCCGCTCTCGACATCGATCACGGCTTCGCGCTGCATCCCGCGTTGAAGCCGATCGCCGAGATCTACGATCGCGGCGAGCTCGCCATTGTGAACGGCGTGGGCTACCCGAAGCCCAACCGTTCGCATTTCCGCTCGATCGAGATTTGGGAACAGGCGACGGCGAGCGACCAGTACGGCAGCGAAGGCTGGCTGGCGCAGGCGCTGCGCGAACATCCGATCTGGTCGAAGCGCGGCGGCGACGCCGATGCGCTGGCGATCGGTCAGGGCAATATCGGCCCGCTCGCCGGGATCGACGTGCGCCTCGTCACGATGCGCGACCCGCGCCAATTCCTCGCGCAGTCCGAACGCTTGCGCGCCATGCCGGCGAACGCGGCTCCCACCGCGGCGCTGGCGCATGTCGTGCGCACGCAAAACGAGGCGGTCGCCGCGGCCGATGCCGTGCGCCGCAAGCAAACCGGCCGCGAGCGTTTCAACCGCAACTTCGCGGGCGACCAATTCAACCGCGCGCTCGCCACGACCGCCGATCTGATCGCCGATGGCGTCGACGTGCCGGTGTGGAAGGTGCAACTCGCCGGCTTCGACACCCATGCCGATCAGCTCGGCCGTCATCAGCGTTTGATGACGCAACTCGCCCAAGGCCTGTCGGGCTTCCGCAAATCGATGATCGATCTGGGCCGCTGGAACGACGTGCTGATCGTCACCTATTCCGAATTCGGCCGGCGCGCGGCCGAGAACCTGTCGCGCGGGACCGATCATGGCGCGGCGGCGCCGTTGTTCGCGATGGGCGGTTCGGTCGAGGGTGGGTTCAAGGGCACGGCGCCCGATCTGGAGAAATTGGTCGAGGGCGACGTGGACGCCACGACCGATTTCCGGTCGATCTACGCCGGTATCGTCGCCGATTGGTGGGCCCAGCCCGCCAATTTCCTGGCCAAGCAAGGGCATACGCCGCTGCGCCTCGCCCGCGCGCGCTCTGGTGTTGCGCCGCAAAAAGCCGTATAA
- a CDS encoding homoserine dehydrogenase, with protein sequence MSAAPLDIAVAGLGTVGAGVIKLIEANGALIARRGGRPLRVVAVAARERKKDRGVDLSKVEWYDDASRMAAEAKCDVVVELIGGADGIAHATVEAALKAGKHVVTANKALLAHRGTELARVAEDKGLTIAYEAAVAGGIPIIKAIREGLAGNRVSRVYGILNGTCNYILTRMRKSGEAFADVLADAQKLGYAEADPSFDVDGIDAAHKLAILAGVAFGTRIDFPGVHVEGIRRIGSEDIQFARELGFRIKLLGIAELTEAGLMQRVHPCMVPLETPIAHVEDVYNAVVAEGDFVGRLVCEGRGAGAGPTASAVVADIVDIAHGRRPMTFQLPAAELAAPTRLPIAARKGSYYIRLDVVDRPGVMADVTATLRDENVSLASMLQRGRAPGERVPVVLVTHETEEAGMRRALDRISKLGAVLEEPHVVRIERF encoded by the coding sequence ATGAGTGCTGCACCTCTCGACATCGCCGTCGCCGGCCTGGGTACGGTCGGTGCGGGCGTCATCAAGTTGATCGAAGCCAACGGCGCGCTGATCGCGCGGCGCGGCGGGCGGCCCTTGCGGGTCGTCGCCGTGGCCGCGCGCGAGCGCAAGAAGGATCGCGGCGTCGATCTTTCCAAGGTCGAATGGTACGACGACGCTTCGCGCATGGCCGCCGAAGCCAAATGCGACGTGGTCGTCGAACTGATCGGCGGGGCCGACGGCATCGCGCACGCAACGGTCGAAGCGGCGTTGAAGGCGGGCAAACATGTCGTCACCGCGAACAAGGCATTGCTCGCCCATCGCGGCACGGAGCTCGCGCGCGTCGCCGAGGATAAGGGCCTGACCATCGCCTACGAAGCGGCGGTGGCGGGCGGCATTCCGATCATCAAGGCGATCCGCGAAGGTCTCGCCGGCAATCGCGTGTCGCGCGTCTACGGCATCCTCAACGGTACCTGCAATTACATCCTGACGCGGATGCGCAAATCGGGCGAAGCCTTCGCCGACGTGCTCGCCGACGCGCAGAAGCTGGGTTACGCCGAAGCCGATCCCAGCTTCGATGTCGACGGCATCGACGCCGCGCACAAGCTCGCGATCCTTGCGGGCGTGGCGTTCGGCACGCGCATCGATTTCCCCGGTGTGCATGTCGAAGGCATTCGCCGCATCGGTTCGGAAGACATCCAGTTCGCGCGCGAACTCGGCTTCCGTATCAAGTTGCTGGGTATCGCCGAGCTGACCGAGGCGGGGCTGATGCAGCGCGTGCATCCCTGCATGGTGCCGCTGGAAACGCCGATCGCGCATGTCGAGGACGTCTACAACGCCGTCGTCGCCGAAGGCGATTTCGTCGGGCGTCTCGTTTGCGAAGGGCGCGGAGCGGGGGCGGGGCCGACGGCCTCGGCCGTCGTCGCCGATATTGTCGATATCGCGCATGGCCGCCGGCCGATGACGTTCCAATTGCCCGCCGCCGAACTCGCGGCCCCCACGCGTCTGCCGATCGCGGCGCGCAAGGGCAGCTACTATATCCGTCTCGATGTGGTCGATCGGCCCGGCGTGATGGCCGACGTGACCGCGACCTTGCGCGACGAAAACGTCAGCCTCGCCTCGATGCTCCAGCGTGGCCGTGCACCCGGCGAGCGCGTGCCCGTCGTGCTGGTGACGCACGAGACCGAGGAAGCCGGCATGCGCCGCGCCCTCGATCGCATTTCCAAACTCGGCGCCGTGCTCGAAGAGCCGCATGTCGTCCGGATCGAACGTTTCTGA
- a CDS encoding aspartate-semialdehyde dehydrogenase produces MSDVRGYSVAIVGATGAVGIEMVKVLHDRKFPVAALKLLASARSASKKVTTPYGEKTIEEFSLAATKGVDFALLAVSGEFAKEWAPKIAAQGTTVIDNSSAWRYDPAIPLVVPEINAAAAQGHRLIANPNCTTAILVMPLAPLHKAFGLKKVIVSTYQAASGAGAEGMAELEDGYRAWAQGGKIENKVFAHPLPFNVIPHIDSFQENGYTKEEMKVVWETRKIMGIPDLLASCTAVRIPTSRTHSEAVTIETEKPVTVEAARAALANVPGVKLVDDPANKLYPMPVTATGKYDVEVGRIRQSLVFGSHGLDFFCAGDQLLKGAALNAVQIAECVLPGFKKQAA; encoded by the coding sequence ATGAGCGACGTACGCGGCTACTCGGTCGCGATCGTCGGCGCCACGGGCGCCGTCGGGATCGAGATGGTGAAGGTTCTCCACGATCGGAAGTTTCCGGTCGCGGCGCTGAAACTTCTTGCCTCCGCGCGCTCGGCGTCCAAAAAAGTCACGACGCCCTATGGCGAGAAAACGATCGAGGAATTCTCGCTCGCCGCCACGAAGGGCGTGGACTTCGCGCTGCTCGCCGTCTCGGGCGAATTCGCCAAGGAATGGGCGCCCAAGATCGCGGCGCAGGGCACGACCGTCATCGACAATTCGTCGGCCTGGCGCTACGACCCCGCGATTCCGCTGGTGGTGCCGGAAATCAACGCGGCGGCCGCGCAAGGCCATCGCCTGATCGCCAATCCGAACTGCACGACCGCGATCCTGGTCATGCCGCTCGCCCCGCTGCACAAGGCGTTCGGGCTGAAGAAGGTCATCGTGTCGACCTATCAGGCCGCGTCGGGTGCGGGTGCCGAAGGCATGGCGGAGCTCGAGGACGGGTATCGCGCCTGGGCGCAGGGCGGGAAGATCGAGAACAAGGTCTTCGCGCATCCCCTGCCCTTCAACGTGATCCCGCATATCGATAGCTTCCAGGAGAACGGCTACACGAAGGAAGAGATGAAGGTCGTGTGGGAGACCCGCAAGATCATGGGCATCCCCGATCTGCTGGCGAGCTGCACGGCCGTGCGCATCCCGACCTCGCGCACGCATTCCGAAGCGGTGACGATCGAAACCGAGAAGCCCGTGACGGTGGAAGCCGCGCGCGCGGCGCTCGCGAACGTCCCCGGCGTGAAGCTGGTCGACGATCCGGCGAACAAGCTCTACCCGATGCCGGTGACGGCGACGGGCAAATACGACGTCGAGGTCGGCCGTATCCGCCAAAGCCTCGTTTTCGGTTCGCACGGTCTGGACTTCTTCTGTGCTGGCGATCAGTTGTTGAAGGGCGCCGCCCTCAACGCCGTCCAGATCGCCGAATGCGTGCTGCCGGGCTTCAAGAAGCAAGCCGCCTAA
- a CDS encoding DUF1800 family protein: MARFWAGLGFSVTLLATGAASALTLEDSRHLLSRTGFGATAAEIAELAPLDRAQAVDLLLSRMRREPSVPPPEFLSKPWPAYRDWPKMTQEDRDKFIPARRQELQQLKAWWYAEMISTPSPLTERMTLFWHNHFVSAFEAVTYNVHRMADQNALFRREAGGNFAVLVYEILREPIMLRYLDNNTNRKGRPNENLARELLELFTLGEGHYSERDIKEIARALTGRGIEVTTDFGYRFFRGNFDDGTKEFLGRKGQFDADDVARIVLEQKRTAQFIAEKMWREFVSPQLPPEAEIERVAAAMRGSRYEIRPALRALFTSNAFWAKENRGAIVKSPAVLIAGLHRDLGLPVVDLQALPVYGKRLGQDLFEPPNVKGWPGDTIWITPALLVNRNDVLTRLLANRDLVPSSKGRALAVRVAGDAWQGPPRMVVTVDDGALKETRDIEFANDSEKFGALADRTDWAWGVVRLPYDGPVSKVKIEFVNDGAAPVVNGVRKGDRNLFVDWIEIDGETFPAIAAQQTLNNPQCGKARAGDLYCGGKLEFDLADMRKSGVSYTDQLAAGGMMGGEMMMMATPASTRPAPAMQMMNANERPSQAAMAGIARARRNVYLDAGAWRASLPAPWRDAGQTWRALAPLPPVAGPLPADFEAALRAVVLDPVYQVQ, encoded by the coding sequence ATGGCGCGGTTTTGGGCAGGGTTGGGTTTTTCGGTCACACTTCTTGCGACGGGCGCGGCCAGCGCCTTGACACTGGAAGATTCCCGCCATCTTTTGAGCCGCACCGGCTTTGGCGCCACGGCCGCGGAAATTGCGGAACTCGCCCCGCTCGACCGCGCACAGGCCGTCGACCTGTTGCTTTCGCGCATGCGCCGCGAACCGTCGGTGCCGCCGCCCGAATTCCTGTCCAAGCCCTGGCCCGCCTATCGCGACTGGCCGAAGATGACGCAGGAGGATCGCGACAAATTCATCCCCGCGCGAAGGCAGGAGCTGCAGCAGCTCAAAGCCTGGTGGTACGCCGAAATGATCTCGACGCCATCGCCGCTGACCGAGCGGATGACGCTGTTCTGGCATAACCACTTCGTCTCGGCGTTCGAAGCGGTGACCTATAACGTGCATCGCATGGCGGATCAGAACGCGCTGTTCCGCCGCGAAGCGGGCGGCAATTTCGCCGTGCTGGTCTACGAGATTCTGCGCGAGCCGATCATGCTGCGCTATCTCGACAACAACACCAACCGCAAAGGCCGCCCGAACGAAAACCTCGCGCGCGAATTGCTGGAGCTGTTCACGCTGGGCGAAGGCCATTACAGCGAGCGCGACATCAAGGAAATCGCGCGCGCGTTGACCGGCCGCGGCATCGAGGTGACGACGGATTTCGGCTATCGCTTCTTCCGCGGCAATTTCGACGACGGCACGAAGGAATTCCTGGGCCGCAAGGGCCAGTTCGACGCCGACGACGTCGCGCGCATCGTTCTCGAACAGAAGCGCACGGCACAATTCATCGCCGAGAAGATGTGGCGCGAATTCGTCTCGCCGCAATTGCCGCCGGAAGCCGAAATCGAACGCGTCGCCGCCGCGATGCGCGGTTCCCGCTACGAGATCCGCCCCGCCTTGCGCGCGCTGTTCACGTCGAACGCGTTCTGGGCCAAGGAAAATCGCGGCGCCATCGTCAAATCGCCCGCCGTGCTGATCGCCGGCCTGCATCGCGATCTGGGCTTGCCGGTCGTCGATCTGCAAGCCTTGCCGGTCTACGGCAAGCGTCTGGGCCAGGATTTGTTCGAGCCGCCGAACGTCAAAGGCTGGCCCGGCGACACGATCTGGATCACGCCCGCGTTGCTGGTGAACCGCAACGACGTGCTCACGCGCCTGCTCGCCAATCGCGATCTGGTGCCGTCGTCCAAAGGCCGGGCGCTCGCCGTGCGCGTCGCGGGCGATGCGTGGCAAGGCCCGCCGCGCATGGTCGTCACGGTCGACGATGGCGCCTTGAAGGAAACGCGCGACATCGAGTTCGCCAACGATTCGGAGAAATTCGGCGCGCTGGCCGACCGCACCGACTGGGCCTGGGGCGTGGTGCGCTTGCCCTATGACGGGCCGGTTTCGAAGGTGAAGATCGAATTCGTCAACGACGGCGCGGCCCCGGTCGTCAATGGCGTGCGCAAGGGCGACCGCAATCTGTTCGTCGACTGGATCGAGATCGACGGCGAAACATTCCCCGCGATCGCCGCGCAACAGACCTTGAACAATCCCCAATGCGGCAAGGCGCGCGCGGGCGATCTTTATTGCGGCGGCAAGCTCGAATTCGATCTCGCCGACATGCGCAAATCGGGCGTGTCCTACACCGATCAGCTCGCCGCCGGCGGGATGATGGGCGGCGAAATGATGATGATGGCCACGCCCGCGTCCACGCGCCCCGCCCCCGCGATGCAGATGATGAACGCCAACGAGCGTCCGTCGCAAGCCGCCATGGCCGGGATCGCGCGCGCGCGGCGCAACGTCTATCTCGATGCCGGGGCGTGGCGCGCGTCGTTGCCCGCGCCCTGGCGCGACGCGGGCCAAACATGGCGCGCCCTCGCCCCGCTCCCGCCGGTTGCCGGGCCCCTGCCCGCCGATTTCGAAGCGGCGTTGCGCGCCGTTGTGCTCGACCCCGTCTATCAGGTTCAGTGA
- the phaC gene encoding class I poly(R)-hydroxyalkanoic acid synthase, which translates to MADKPDRDAKLPDPVEMSKMMTDIAERSQRVVTDFLSRQSPLAFGNPDPLNLGQAFFDMTARMMQNPAKLVQAQITLWQDYMSLWQSTTRKMLGEQSEPVATPNADDRRFKDALWDENYVFDFIKQSYLLSARWLQSRVREVDGLDDKTARKVDFYTRQFVDAMAPSNFAMTNPEVLRETLESGGENLVKGLQNLLADLERGHGKLQIRMTDMDAFRVGENIGVTPGAVVFRNDLMELIQYTPTTETVAKTPLLIVPPWINKFYILDLREKNSFIKWAVGQGHTVFVVSWVNPDSELAEKSFDDYMVEGPLAAMDAIEKATGEREINLIGYCLGGTLTACTLAYLAAKGEKRVASATFFTTMVDFAEAGELSVFIDEEQLAALEEKMNERGFLDGADMANTFNMLRANDLIWSFVVNNYLLGKEPFPFDLLYWNSDSTRMPAAMHSFYLRQMYQENRLSRGKIKLLGTKIDLTKIDLPVFILSTREDHIAPWKSTYLATQLYTGPTKFCLAASGHIAGVVNPPASGKYGHWVNDKLPKRAEQWLETATQRQGSWWPTWDEWVKAYAGEQIPARKPGDGALKVLGPAPGTYVKVKAQ; encoded by the coding sequence ATGGCCGACAAACCCGATCGCGACGCAAAACTTCCCGATCCGGTCGAGATGTCGAAGATGATGACCGACATCGCCGAGCGCAGCCAGCGCGTGGTGACCGATTTCCTGTCGCGGCAAAGCCCGCTCGCGTTCGGCAATCCCGATCCGCTGAATCTCGGTCAGGCGTTCTTCGACATGACCGCGCGGATGATGCAGAACCCCGCGAAGCTGGTGCAGGCGCAGATCACGCTGTGGCAGGACTACATGTCCTTGTGGCAGTCGACGACGCGCAAGATGCTGGGCGAGCAATCGGAACCCGTCGCCACGCCCAACGCCGACGACCGGCGCTTCAAAGACGCGCTGTGGGACGAGAACTACGTCTTCGATTTCATCAAGCAGTCGTATCTGCTGTCGGCGCGCTGGCTGCAAAGCCGCGTGCGCGAGGTCGACGGGCTGGACGACAAAACGGCGCGCAAGGTGGATTTCTACACGCGCCAATTCGTCGACGCGATGGCGCCGTCGAATTTCGCGATGACCAATCCCGAGGTGCTGCGCGAGACGCTGGAAAGCGGCGGCGAGAATCTCGTGAAGGGTTTGCAGAACCTGCTCGCGGATTTGGAGCGCGGCCACGGCAAGCTGCAAATCCGCATGACGGATATGGACGCGTTCCGCGTCGGCGAGAATATCGGCGTGACGCCGGGGGCGGTCGTCTTCCGCAACGATCTGATGGAATTGATCCAGTACACGCCGACGACCGAGACGGTGGCCAAGACGCCGCTGCTGATCGTCCCGCCCTGGATCAACAAGTTCTACATCCTGGATCTGCGCGAGAAGAACAGCTTCATCAAATGGGCGGTGGGCCAAGGCCACACGGTGTTCGTCGTGTCCTGGGTCAATCCCGATTCCGAACTCGCCGAGAAAAGCTTCGACGACTACATGGTCGAAGGGCCGCTCGCCGCGATGGACGCGATCGAGAAGGCGACGGGCGAGCGCGAGATCAATCTGATCGGCTATTGCCTGGGCGGCACGCTGACCGCGTGCACCCTCGCCTATCTCGCGGCGAAGGGCGAGAAGCGCGTCGCGTCGGCGACGTTCTTCACCACGATGGTCGATTTCGCGGAAGCGGGCGAATTGTCGGTGTTCATCGACGAGGAGCAACTCGCCGCCCTCGAGGAGAAGATGAACGAGCGCGGCTTCCTCGACGGGGCCGACATGGCGAACACGTTCAACATGCTGCGCGCCAACGACCTGATCTGGTCGTTCGTCGTGAACAATTATCTGCTGGGCAAGGAGCCCTTCCCGTTCGACCTGCTCTACTGGAATTCCGATTCCACGCGCATGCCGGCGGCGATGCATTCCTTCTATCTGCGCCAGATGTATCAGGAGAACCGGCTGTCGCGCGGCAAGATCAAGCTGCTCGGCACCAAGATCGACCTGACCAAGATCGATCTGCCGGTGTTCATCCTGTCGACGCGCGAAGATCACATCGCGCCGTGGAAATCGACCTATCTCGCCACGCAGCTTTACACGGGGCCGACGAAATTCTGCCTCGCCGCGTCGGGCCATATCGCGGGCGTGGTCAATCCGCCCGCGTCGGGCAAATACGGCCATTGGGTCAACGACAAGCTGCCCAAGCGGGCCGAGCAGTGGCTCGAAACCGCCACGCAGCGCCAAGGCTCGTGGTGGCCGACATGGGACGAATGGGTGAAAGCCTATGCCGGCGAACAGATCCCGGCGCGCAAACCCGGCGACGGCGCCTTGAAAGTCCTGGGTCCCGCCCCCGGCACCTATGTGAAGGTGAAGGCGCAATAA
- a CDS encoding AzlD domain-containing protein, with protein sequence MFRPEFLPALAAMAAASLFCRVGGYMLMRFIPVTPRVEAALKGTPLAVMIGIVAPVAMKGNIPELIALAAVALAMRFARDDMIAAMIGVFVVAIGRWLVG encoded by the coding sequence ATGTTCCGCCCCGAATTCCTGCCCGCACTGGCGGCGATGGCGGCGGCGTCGCTGTTCTGCCGCGTGGGCGGCTATATGCTGATGCGCTTCATTCCGGTGACGCCGCGCGTCGAAGCGGCGTTGAAGGGCACGCCGCTCGCCGTGATGATCGGCATCGTCGCGCCGGTCGCGATGAAGGGCAATATCCCGGAGTTGATCGCGCTCGCGGCCGTGGCGCTGGCGATGCGCTTCGCGCGCGACGACATGATCGCCGCGATGATCGGCGTTTTCGTCGTCGCCATCGGGCGCTGGTTGGTGGGCTAA
- the glpX gene encoding class II fructose-bisphosphatase has product MEVVRVTEAAALAASRLMGRGDEKAADQAAVDHMRRALNSLAIEGTVVIGEGERDEAPMLYIGEKVGQGGIKVDIALDPLEGTTITAKGGPNALAVIAMAEQGGFLNAPDVYMDKIAVGGGLPADLVDLDATPEANLKALAKAKGLDVADIVACILDRPRHAELIAKVREAGARIMLISDGDVSGVIATSRPESGVDIYMGSGGAPEGVLAAAALRCIGGQIQGRLLFRNDDERGRAKRLGITDLNRKYGLLDLAKGDVMFAATGVTDGTMLKGVRRFQNGASTHSIIMRSKTGTVRTIEATHNYAVKPGP; this is encoded by the coding sequence ATGGAGGTCGTGCGCGTGACCGAAGCGGCGGCCCTTGCCGCGTCGCGCCTGATGGGCCGCGGCGACGAGAAGGCCGCCGATCAAGCCGCCGTCGACCATATGCGCCGCGCGCTCAACTCGCTCGCCATCGAAGGCACCGTCGTGATCGGCGAAGGCGAACGCGACGAAGCGCCGATGCTTTATATCGGGGAGAAGGTCGGCCAAGGCGGCATCAAGGTCGATATCGCGCTCGATCCGCTCGAAGGCACCACCATCACCGCGAAGGGCGGCCCCAACGCGCTGGCCGTCATCGCGATGGCCGAGCAGGGCGGCTTCTTGAACGCGCCCGACGTCTATATGGACAAGATCGCGGTGGGCGGCGGTTTGCCCGCCGATCTGGTCGATCTGGATGCCACGCCGGAAGCGAATTTGAAGGCGCTGGCCAAGGCCAAGGGCCTGGACGTGGCGGATATCGTCGCCTGCATCCTCGACCGGCCGCGCCATGCCGAATTGATCGCCAAGGTGCGCGAGGCGGGCGCGCGCATCATGCTGATTTCCGACGGCGACGTGTCGGGCGTGATCGCGACCTCGCGCCCTGAGTCGGGTGTCGACATCTATATGGGCTCAGGCGGGGCGCCCGAAGGCGTGCTGGCGGCGGCGGCGCTGCGCTGCATCGGCGGCCAGATCCAAGGCCGTTTGCTGTTCCGCAACGACGACGAGCGCGGCCGCGCCAAGCGTCTGGGTATCACCGATTTGAACCGCAAATACGGTCTGCTCGATCTCGCCAAAGGCGACGTGATGTTCGCCGCCACGGGCGTGACCGACGGCACGATGTTGAAGGGCGTGCGCCGCTTCCAGAACGGCGCTTCGACGCATTCGATCATCATGCGCTCCAAGACGGGCACCGTGCGCACGATCGAGGCGACGCACAACTACGCGGTCAAGCCGGGGCCCTGA
- a CDS encoding LL-diaminopimelate aminotransferase — protein MNDEFYRIKRLPPYVFAEVNAQKATARAAGDDVVDLGMGNPDLPTPAHIVAKLTEAVQDPRTHRYSTSRGIPGLRKAHAAYYARRFNVDLDPETETIVTLGSKEGLANLAQAITSPGDVILVPNPSYPIHPYGFIMAGASIRHLPTDVSTPEGVEVFFASLERAVKHSVPKPVALILNYPSNPTAQVVDLGFYERCVGYCRAHGIWILSDLAYSEIFFDGNPPPSILEIPGAKDVAVEFTSMSKTYSMAGWRVGFAAGNKTLIKALSRIKSYLDYGAFTPVQVAATAALNGPQECVAEAREIYRQRRDVLIQGLAQAGWNVPSPPASMFAWAPIPPQFAHLGSLEFSKRLMAGANVAVAPGIGFGEYGDTHVRMALVENVHRIRQAVRQIKAFMASPDRLPEPPTQKLAKKHA, from the coding sequence ATGAATGACGAGTTCTACCGCATCAAGCGCCTGCCGCCCTACGTGTTCGCCGAAGTGAACGCGCAGAAGGCTACGGCACGAGCTGCGGGGGACGATGTCGTCGATCTTGGCATGGGCAACCCGGACCTTCCCACGCCGGCGCATATCGTCGCGAAGCTGACGGAAGCCGTGCAGGATCCGCGCACGCATCGCTATTCGACGTCGCGCGGCATTCCCGGTTTGCGCAAGGCGCACGCCGCCTATTACGCGCGCCGCTTCAACGTCGATCTCGATCCGGAAACGGAAACGATCGTCACGCTGGGCTCCAAGGAAGGCCTGGCCAATTTGGCGCAGGCGATCACCAGCCCCGGCGACGTGATCCTGGTGCCGAACCCGAGCTATCCGATCCATCCCTACGGCTTCATCATGGCGGGCGCTTCGATCCGCCATCTGCCGACGGATGTGTCCACACCCGAAGGCGTGGAAGTCTTCTTCGCGAGCCTGGAGCGCGCGGTGAAGCACTCGGTGCCCAAGCCGGTCGCGCTGATCTTGAACTACCCGTCGAACCCGACGGCGCAGGTCGTCGATCTGGGCTTCTACGAGCGTTGCGTCGGCTATTGCCGCGCGCACGGGATCTGGATCCTGTCGGATTTGGCGTATTCGGAGATTTTCTTCGACGGCAATCCGCCGCCGTCGATTCTGGAAATCCCCGGCGCCAAGGATGTCGCGGTCGAGTTCACGTCGATGTCGAAGACCTATTCGATGGCCGGCTGGCGTGTGGGTTTCGCCGCGGGCAACAAGACGCTGATCAAGGCCCTGTCGCGAATCAAGAGCTATCTCGACTACGGCGCCTTCACGCCCGTGCAGGTCGCGGCGACCGCCGCGTTGAACGGGCCGCAAGAATGCGTGGCCGAGGCGCGCGAGATCTATCGCCAGCGCCGCGACGTGCTGATCCAGGGCCTCGCGCAAGCGGGCTGGAACGTGCCGAGCCCGCCCGCGTCGATGTTCGCCTGGGCGCCGATCCCGCCGCAATTCGCGCATTTGGGTTCGCTCGAATTCTCGAAGCGTTTGATGGCCGGGGCCAATGTCGCCGTGGCGCCGGGCATCGGCTTCGGCGAATACGGCGACACGCATGTCCGTATGGCGCTGGTCGAAAACGTGCACCGCATCCGTCAGGCGGTGCGCCAGATCAAGGCGTTCATGGCGTCGCCCGATCGCCTGCCCGAACCGCCGACCCAGAAGCTCGCAAAGAAACACGCATGA
- a CDS encoding AzlC family ABC transporter permease, whose amino-acid sequence MVSDSITVSWAGFKRGFWRAQPMSIGILFYGLAFGLLSREAGIWLAEALAMSAVVYSGTAQIAAASALTGTGIDGGGSAGIAAIAAAILLLNARYLLYSASMWPWLSKTNPAFAYSTLAVLGDGNWVLSMAAYNDGERDAGFVLGSGVASFGPWLLGTFAGATMGGLLANPKALGVDFLLVAFSAAMAIGMVRKAKRVPYANLIVAAIVALIVDRFAPGGWTIVAAGLAGGLVAALTHKPDTTKGAA is encoded by the coding sequence ATGGTTTCGGATTCCATCACAGTCAGTTGGGCAGGCTTCAAACGCGGCTTCTGGCGCGCGCAGCCGATGTCGATCGGCATCCTGTTTTACGGCCTCGCCTTCGGCCTGTTGTCGCGCGAAGCGGGTATTTGGCTGGCCGAAGCGCTGGCGATGTCGGCGGTCGTCTATTCGGGCACGGCCCAGATCGCGGCGGCCAGCGCGTTGACCGGCACGGGGATCGACGGCGGCGGCTCGGCCGGAATCGCGGCGATCGCGGCGGCGATCCTGCTGCTCAACGCGCGTTACTTGCTTTACAGCGCGTCGATGTGGCCGTGGCTGTCGAAAACCAATCCCGCCTTCGCCTACTCCACCCTTGCCGTGCTCGGCGACGGGAACTGGGTCCTGTCGATGGCCGCCTATAACGACGGCGAGCGCGACGCCGGTTTCGTGCTTGGCTCGGGCGTCGCCAGTTTCGGGCCCTGGCTGTTGGGCACCTTCGCGGGCGCCACGATGGGCGGCTTGCTCGCCAATCCCAAGGCGCTGGGTGTCGATTTCCTGCTCGTCGCCTTCTCCGCCGCCATGGCGATCGGCATGGTGCGCAAAGCCAAGCGCGTGCCCTACGCCAACCTGATCGTCGCGGCGATCGTGGCGCTGATCGTCGATCGCTTCGCGCCCGGCGGCTGGACGATCGTCGCCGCCGGTCTTGCCGGCGGCTTGGTCGCCGCGCTGACGCATAAGCCCGACACGACCAAGGGGGCCGCCTGA